From Haloarcula sp. CBA1127, a single genomic window includes:
- a CDS encoding ABC transporter ATP-binding protein, whose translation MNNEASQREKLAALEHVARHRPLTTLAILGMSLVAAVLEGIGLSFILPIIEVTRGQTSSSDQSQFVEAFVTLYDVLGIPFSLEYIIVGVITVMGVRYGSSFVVDWLKAYLRTDYVRHLQTTAFNRALDTEIAYFDEKGSDDILNTIVTQAEYAGQMIQWLVEILKQAFMSLIYVAIVVYLAPKFLIVAAVFLGGLFYFARKMVESGYSVGDRVADANHEIQTVVQAGTQGIRDVKLFALSDELMDDFLESVQKYTDSTIQLYRNRSAIDHFYQFTIAVTIFASLYAFLEYSTLSFGGLGLLLFAVFRLAPRVSTINNQFYQIEGHLPHLIRTQTFVDELADRKEPGSDGDPCPDQLESVSFRDVTFAYQDETVLDDISFAIEQGEFVAFAGGSGAGKSTIVSLLARFYDPDTGTITANDVPIETYKLDEWRQRLSVVRQQPYIFNDTLWKNVTVADRDATKEEVEAACRAAQVTEFLDELPNGFDTVLGDDGVRLSGGQRQRISIARAVLKDAEILVLDEATSDLDSHLEEEIHERIERRDDVMLVVIAHRLSTITDADRIYVVDDGGVREVGPHDELLEQDGMYASMYRTQIRSP comes from the coding sequence ATGAACAACGAAGCCTCGCAGCGGGAGAAGCTAGCTGCGCTCGAACACGTCGCTCGTCATCGGCCGCTGACGACACTCGCCATTCTTGGGATGAGTCTGGTAGCCGCCGTGCTGGAGGGTATCGGTCTCAGTTTCATTCTTCCCATCATTGAGGTCACCCGAGGGCAAACGTCTTCGTCCGACCAGAGCCAATTCGTTGAGGCGTTCGTTACGCTCTACGACGTTCTAGGAATTCCGTTCTCACTCGAGTACATCATCGTCGGTGTTATCACCGTCATGGGTGTTCGGTACGGGTCCAGTTTTGTCGTCGACTGGTTGAAGGCCTATCTCCGAACAGATTACGTCCGTCACCTGCAGACAACGGCCTTCAACCGGGCACTCGATACCGAGATTGCGTACTTCGATGAAAAGGGTTCCGACGACATCCTCAATACGATAGTGACGCAAGCCGAGTATGCTGGTCAAATGATCCAGTGGCTCGTCGAGATCCTCAAACAAGCGTTTATGAGTTTGATTTACGTGGCGATAGTGGTCTATTTGGCACCGAAGTTCCTGATCGTGGCAGCCGTTTTCCTCGGTGGCCTCTTCTATTTCGCGCGGAAAATGGTCGAGTCCGGCTACTCCGTCGGTGATCGGGTCGCCGACGCGAATCACGAGATACAGACGGTCGTTCAGGCCGGGACGCAGGGCATCCGCGACGTGAAACTCTTTGCGCTCTCGGACGAACTAATGGACGACTTCCTTGAATCGGTTCAGAAGTATACCGATTCGACGATCCAACTATATCGGAACCGGTCTGCGATCGATCACTTCTATCAGTTCACCATAGCCGTCACAATCTTCGCTTCGCTGTACGCGTTCCTCGAGTATTCTACTCTTTCGTTCGGTGGACTGGGACTGCTCTTGTTCGCAGTCTTCCGACTCGCACCCCGAGTTAGTACAATCAACAACCAGTTCTACCAGATCGAAGGACACCTGCCACACCTCATTCGGACCCAGACGTTCGTCGACGAACTAGCGGACCGGAAGGAACCGGGTTCCGACGGGGACCCATGCCCCGATCAGCTCGAAAGCGTTTCCTTCCGCGATGTCACCTTTGCATATCAAGATGAAACCGTACTGGACGATATTTCCTTCGCGATCGAGCAAGGCGAATTCGTCGCGTTCGCCGGTGGCTCCGGGGCCGGGAAGTCGACCATCGTCTCGCTTCTCGCTCGTTTCTACGACCCCGACACAGGGACCATCACGGCCAACGACGTACCAATCGAGACCTACAAACTTGACGAGTGGCGCCAGCGGCTCTCGGTTGTCCGCCAGCAACCGTACATTTTCAACGATACGCTCTGGAAAAATGTGACCGTCGCTGACAGGGATGCGACCAAGGAGGAGGTCGAAGCGGCCTGTCGAGCGGCGCAGGTGACGGAGTTCCTCGACGAACTACCGAACGGATTCGACACCGTGCTCGGTGACGACGGGGTCCGACTCTCGGGTGGCCAGCGACAGCGAATTTCCATCGCGAGAGCCGTGCTCAAGGACGCGGAAATTCTGGTTCTCGACGAGGCGACGAGTGATCTGGACTCGCACCTCGAAGAGGAAATACACGAACGCATCGAGCGTCGCGATGACGTCATGCTCGTCGTCATCGCGCACCGTCTCTCGACGATCACGGATGCGGACCGGATTTACGTTGTAGACGATGGCGGGGTCCGGGAAGTGGGCCCCCACGACGAGTTACTTGAGCAGGATGGAATGTACGCCTCGATGTATCGAACGCAAATCCGGTCGCCCTGA